The Streptomyces seoulensis genome contains a region encoding:
- a CDS encoding DUF4191 domain-containing protein: MARKETAADAASAGRLKQIALTYKMTRKADKTIGLVLAAVGLGIFAVLLVIGFLIGHPVYGGILGVLLGLLATAIVFGRRAERAAFGQMEGQPGAAAAVLDNIGRGWSTTPAVAMNRSQDVVHRAVGKAGIVLVAEGNPNRVKSLLAAEKKKMNRIVADVPVHDVIVGDGEGQVPLKKLRTTMLKYPRVLTGPQVTVTNDRLRALGDLMSNMPLPKGPMPKGMRMPKGGGKSR, translated from the coding sequence ATGGCGAGGAAGGAAACCGCGGCGGACGCCGCGAGCGCAGGGCGACTGAAGCAGATCGCCCTCACGTACAAGATGACCCGCAAGGCCGACAAGACGATCGGTCTTGTACTCGCGGCTGTCGGGCTCGGCATTTTCGCCGTCCTCCTCGTGATCGGCTTCCTGATCGGGCACCCCGTCTACGGCGGCATCCTGGGCGTCCTGCTCGGTCTGCTGGCGACGGCGATCGTGTTCGGCCGCCGGGCGGAGCGGGCCGCGTTCGGGCAGATGGAGGGCCAGCCGGGCGCTGCCGCCGCGGTACTGGACAACATCGGCCGGGGCTGGAGCACCACCCCGGCGGTGGCGATGAACCGCAGCCAGGACGTGGTGCACCGCGCGGTCGGCAAGGCCGGCATCGTGCTGGTGGCCGAGGGCAACCCGAACCGGGTGAAGAGCCTGCTGGCGGCCGAGAAGAAGAAGATGAACCGCATCGTCGCGGACGTGCCGGTGCACGACGTGATCGTCGGTGACGGCGAGGGCCAGGTGCCGCTGAAGAAGCTGCGCACGACCATGCTGAAGTACCCCCGGGTGCTGACCGGCCCCCAGGTGACCGTCACCAACGACCGCCTGCGCGCGCTGGGTGACCTGATGAGCAACATGCCGCTCCCCAAGGGACCGATGCCCAAGGGCATGCGGATGCCGAAGGGCGGCGGCAAGTCCCGCTAG
- the glnA gene encoding type I glutamate--ammonia ligase — translation MFQNADEAKKFIADEDVKFVDVRFCDLPGVMQHFTVPVQAFDPDEELAFDGSSIRGFQAIHESDMALRADLSTARVDPFRRDKTLNINFFIHDPITGEQYSRDPRNVAKKAEAYLASTGIADTAFFGPEAEFYVFDSVRFKTAENEAFYHIDSEAGAWNTGAVEDNRGYKVRYKGGYFPVPPVDHFADLRAEISLELEKNGLQVERQHHEVGTAGQAEINYKFNTLLAAADDLQLFKYIVKNVAWRNGKTATFMPKPIFGDNGSGMHVHQSLWSGGAPLFYDEAGYAGLSDMARYYIGGILKHAPSLLAFTNPTVNSYHRLVPGFEAPINLVYSQRNRSAAMRIPITGSNPKAKRVEFRAPDSSGNPYLAFSALLLAGIDGIKNKIEPAEPIDKDLYELAPEEHAGVAQVPTSLPAVLDRLEADHDFLLQGDVFTPDLIETWIDYKRTNEIAPLQLRPHPHEFELYYDV, via the coding sequence ATGTTCCAGAACGCCGACGAGGCCAAGAAGTTCATCGCGGACGAGGACGTCAAGTTCGTCGACGTCAGGTTCTGCGACCTGCCGGGCGTCATGCAGCACTTCACCGTGCCGGTCCAGGCGTTCGACCCGGACGAGGAGCTGGCCTTCGACGGCTCGTCGATCCGCGGCTTCCAGGCCATCCACGAGTCCGACATGGCGCTGCGCGCCGACCTGTCGACGGCCCGCGTGGACCCGTTCCGCCGCGACAAGACGCTGAACATCAACTTCTTCATCCACGACCCGATCACGGGCGAGCAGTACTCCCGTGACCCGCGCAACGTGGCCAAGAAGGCCGAGGCGTACCTCGCCTCCACCGGCATCGCCGACACCGCGTTCTTCGGCCCCGAGGCCGAGTTCTACGTGTTCGACAGCGTGCGCTTCAAGACCGCCGAGAACGAGGCGTTCTACCACATCGACTCCGAGGCGGGCGCCTGGAACACCGGCGCCGTCGAGGACAACCGGGGTTACAAGGTCCGCTACAAGGGCGGCTACTTCCCGGTCCCGCCGGTCGACCACTTCGCCGACCTGCGCGCCGAGATCTCCCTGGAGCTGGAGAAGAACGGCCTCCAGGTCGAGCGCCAGCACCACGAGGTGGGCACGGCCGGCCAGGCCGAGATCAACTACAAGTTCAACACGCTCCTCGCCGCCGCGGACGACCTCCAGCTCTTCAAGTACATCGTGAAGAACGTCGCCTGGCGCAACGGCAAGACGGCCACCTTCATGCCGAAGCCGATCTTCGGCGACAACGGCTCGGGCATGCACGTCCACCAGTCGCTGTGGTCGGGCGGAGCGCCGCTCTTCTACGACGAGGCCGGTTACGCGGGCCTGTCGGACATGGCCCGCTACTACATCGGCGGCATCCTCAAGCACGCCCCGTCGCTGCTGGCCTTCACCAACCCGACGGTGAACTCCTACCACCGCCTGGTGCCGGGCTTCGAGGCGCCGATCAACCTGGTGTACTCGCAGCGCAACCGCTCCGCGGCGATGCGTATCCCGATCACGGGCTCCAACCCGAAGGCCAAGCGCGTCGAGTTCCGCGCGCCCGACTCCTCCGGCAACCCGTACCTCGCCTTCTCCGCCCTGCTGCTCGCGGGCATCGACGGCATCAAGAACAAGATCGAGCCGGCCGAGCCGATCGACAAGGACCTCTACGAGCTGGCCCCCGAGGAGCACGCGGGCGTCGCCCAGGTCCCGACCTCCCTCCCGGCCGTCCTCGACCGCCTCGAGGCCGACCACGACTTCCTCCTCCAGGGCGACGTCTTCACCCCGGACCTCATCGAGACGTGGATCGACTACAAGCGCACCAACGAGATCGCGCCGCTGCAGCTCCGCCCGCACCCGCACGAGTTCGAGCTGTACTACGACGTGTGA
- a CDS encoding endonuclease/exonuclease/phosphatase family protein: protein MTRNPRAWRTGLHRALLACSRPEPWKRGPVLTALALLLGLLPLLHATIPDFAGLGSLVESILPWLGVFIPALLAAACWRRSLSAATALLLPAIAWTTLFGGLLHDKSHAGGDLTVAAHNVGAANPDPAGTAHTLAASGADLLALEELTPQAAPLYEKALAKTYPHHAIRGTVGLWSKLPLSGTRTIDIMNYGPLAATRPTAATLPENRALHTTVTTPDGPLAVYVAHLGSVRLMPRHGFWTASRNIGAAALTKAITTERNPHVLLLADLNGTWDDRAFTDLRARLHSTQTTSGNGFGFTWPTAFPMARIDQILYRGLTADRSWTLPETGSDHLPVAATLTWP from the coding sequence ATGACGCGAAACCCACGTGCCTGGCGTACGGGCCTCCACCGGGCGCTCCTCGCCTGCTCCCGCCCGGAGCCCTGGAAGCGCGGCCCGGTGCTCACGGCGCTGGCGCTGCTGCTCGGCCTGCTCCCGCTGCTGCACGCGACGATCCCGGACTTCGCGGGCCTGGGGAGCCTGGTGGAGAGCATCCTGCCGTGGCTGGGCGTATTCATCCCCGCACTGCTGGCCGCGGCGTGCTGGCGCCGCTCCCTCTCCGCCGCGACCGCGCTCCTGCTACCGGCCATCGCGTGGACGACCCTCTTCGGCGGCCTCCTCCACGACAAGTCCCACGCGGGCGGCGACCTCACGGTGGCCGCCCACAACGTCGGCGCCGCCAACCCCGACCCGGCCGGCACCGCCCACACCCTGGCCGCCTCCGGCGCCGACCTGCTGGCCCTGGAGGAACTGACCCCGCAGGCAGCCCCGCTGTACGAGAAGGCGCTGGCCAAGACCTACCCCCACCACGCGATCCGCGGCACAGTCGGCCTCTGGAGCAAGCTCCCCCTCTCGGGAACCCGCACGATCGACATCATGAACTACGGCCCGCTGGCCGCCACGAGGCCGACCGCCGCCACCCTCCCCGAGAACCGGGCCCTCCACACCACGGTCACCACCCCCGACGGCCCCCTGGCGGTCTACGTGGCCCACCTCGGCTCCGTCCGCCTCATGCCCCGCCACGGCTTCTGGACCGCCAGCCGGAACATCGGCGCCGCCGCCCTGACCAAGGCGATCACCACCGAGCGCAACCCCCACGTCCTCCTCCTGGCCGACCTGAACGGCACCTGGGACGACCGAGCCTTCACCGACCTCCGCGCCCGCCTCCACTCCACCCAGACCACCTCCGGCAACGGCTTCGGCTTCACCTGGCCGACAGCCTTCCCGATGGCCCGCATCGACCAGATCCTGTACCGGGGCCTGACCGCCGACCGCTCCTGGACCCTCCCCGAAACGGGCAGCGACCACTTGCCGGTGGCGGCCACACTGACCTGGCCATAG
- a CDS encoding RDD family protein, protein MDNREVMGSWLSGPRAAMEEAGADFGYRGEQLGLPETGPDSIARPGRRLGALAVDWGLCVLIAYGLITHGNSPATSNWALLVFFAMSALTVGTLGSTPGKRLLGLRVVALETGTVNPLRALLRTFLLCLAIPALVWDRDGRGLHDRLAKTVEVRI, encoded by the coding sequence GTGGACAACAGGGAAGTGATGGGGTCGTGGCTCTCCGGGCCGCGCGCGGCCATGGAGGAAGCGGGAGCCGACTTCGGCTACCGGGGTGAGCAGCTCGGGCTGCCGGAGACCGGGCCGGACTCGATCGCCCGTCCGGGGCGCCGGCTCGGCGCCCTCGCCGTGGACTGGGGGCTGTGCGTGCTGATCGCATACGGCCTGATCACCCACGGCAACAGCCCGGCCACCAGCAACTGGGCCCTGCTCGTCTTCTTCGCCATGAGCGCCCTCACCGTGGGCACCCTCGGCTCCACGCCGGGCAAGCGGCTGCTCGGCCTGCGCGTCGTCGCCCTGGAGACCGGCACCGTCAACCCGCTGCGCGCCCTGCTGCGCACCTTCCTGCTGTGCCTGGCGATCCCGGCCCTGGTCTGGGACCGCGACGGCCGGGGCCTGCACGACCGGCTCGCCAAGACCGTCGAGGTCCGGATCTAG
- a CDS encoding SCO2195 family GlnR-regulated protein — translation MQAAPVRATAIPSFAVALRAVETLLLQGGQRTARRNAWTSVLEDRRRAKDRVEAQQFLDRAATRP, via the coding sequence ATGCAGGCCGCACCCGTCCGCGCCACCGCCATCCCGTCCTTTGCCGTCGCCCTGCGCGCGGTCGAGACGCTGCTGCTGCAGGGCGGTCAGCGCACCGCCCGCCGCAACGCCTGGACCTCCGTCCTGGAGGACCGCCGCCGCGCCAAGGACCGGGTCGAGGCCCAGCAGTTCCTCGACCGCGCCGCCACCCGCCCCTGA